One Siniperca chuatsi isolate FFG_IHB_CAS linkage group LG5, ASM2008510v1, whole genome shotgun sequence DNA window includes the following coding sequences:
- the LOC122876192 gene encoding ubiquilin-1-like isoform X2, whose translation MSGAVKDEPRAPSDCQRSETIHVAVKSLTESKDFTVSGGCTARQLKWGLAERLGVAAERLVLIHSGRILRESELLSHLKAQDGSVSLCMIQSDPAPDEVQSELTAVLDPDPDNSTPSPTSPLCLVEGLDSLGLTNSGRGFFPALQRQMESQLLADPQIMCHVLGSPFVQSTLSTSSPQLTRQLILSNPQIQQLLQTNPEVGDILNNADVITQVLELVRNPDMIEEVMRNEDRALDNLQPEQDNPETITGDCDGLQKTDTKSLKLSQIQIGEPPVVTTSSGNQQPTEKESEQTSPLSTHSTDPLREVNATPRADPNPQSTAGMQSLLEEIMASPGLMESLLSGPYVSSLLNCLSQNPDLAAQMLLSHPLFSGNPQLQQQMRQQIPLFLQQMQSPELLSAMLNPRAMEALLQIQQALQTLAAEAPALIPTAGLGNIGASVNAAPELASDSVLNGQSGSGLGVATVIEQQQQQFVQQMLQALANSNYGVHGEEVEFQEELEQLSSMGFSDRQANLQALISTGGDLTTAVQHLLSL comes from the exons ATGTCAGGCGCGGTGAAGGATGAACCGAGAGCACCGAGTGATTGTCAGAGGTCTGAAACGATCCACGTTGCCGTTAAAAGTCTCACAGAGAGCAAAGACTTCACCGTTAGCGGAGGCTGCACCGCCAGACAG ctGAAATGGGGTCTAGCAGAGCGCCTGGGAGTCGCGGCAGAGCGGCTGGTGCTGATCCATTCCGGCCGGATCCTCAGAGAGTCAGAACTCCTGAGTCACCTTAAAGCACAAGATGGCTCAGTCAGCCTCTGCATGATCCAAAG TGATCCAGCTCCAGATGAGGTCCAGTCAGAGCTCACAGCCGTTCTTGATCCTGACCCTGATAACTCCACACCATCTCCCACCTCTCCCCTCTGTCTGG TGGAAGGTCTGGACAGTCTTGGCCTAACAAACAGCGGGCGTGGCTTCTTCCCTGCGCTCCAGCGGCAGATGGAgagccagctgctggctgacCCGCAGATAATGTGCCATGTCCTGGGCAGCCCCTTTGTGCAGAGCACCCTCTCCACCTCCAGCCCTCAACTTACCAGACAGCTCATTCTGTCAAATCCTCAAATTCAGCAGCTCCTGCAGACAAACCCAGAGGTGGGAGATATACTTAACAACGCAGATGTCATCACACAG GTGCTGGAGCTCGTCAGGAACCCTGACATGATAGAGGAAGTGATGCGTAATGAAGACAGAGCATTAGACAATTTGCAGCCAGAGCAGGACAACCCTGAAACCATCACTGGTGATTGTGATGGCCTTCagaagacagacacaaaaagtCTCAAATTATCACAG ATCCAGATAGGAGAACCCCCGGTTGTGACTACATCATCTGGGAATCAACAGCCAACTGAAAAAGAAAGCGAGCAGACTTCACCCCTCTCCACTCACTCCACAGATCCTCTCAGAGAAGTGAACGCCACGCCCAGAGCTGATCCAAACCCTCAGAGCACTGCAG GCATGCAGTCACTGCTAGAGGAGATCATGGCCAGTCCAGGACTGATGGAGAGCCTGCTGTCTGGGCCGTATGTCAGCAGTCTCCTGAATTGCCTCAGCCAGAATCCTGACCTGGCTGCACAG ATGCTGCTGAGCCACCCTTTGTTCTCAGGAAAtcctcagctgcagcagcagatgagacAGCAGATCCCTCTCTTCCTGCAACAG ATGCAGAGTCCAGAGCTGCTGTCAGCCATGTTGAACCCCAGAGCCATGGAGGCTCTGCTACAGATCCAACAGGCCCTACAGACTCTGGCTGCAGAGGCTCCTGCACTGATACCTAC GGCTGGACTCGGAAACATTGGAGCCAGTGTTAATGCTGCCCCTGAGCTAGCATCCGACTCTGTCCTTAACGGCCAATCAGGAAGTGGTCTTGGGGTTGCCACGGTgatagagcagcagcagcagcagtttgtacAACAGATGCTACAGGCACTGGCTAACAGCAATTATGGG GTCCATGGTGAGGAGGTTGAGttccaggaggagctggagcagCTGAGCTCAATGGGCTTCAGCGACAGACAGGCAAACCTTCAGGCCCTCATCAGCACAGGAGGAGACCTCACCACTGCTGTACAACACCTGCTCagtctctga
- the LOC122876192 gene encoding ubiquilin-1-like isoform X1 yields MSGAVKDEPRAPSDCQRSETIHVAVKSLTESKDFTVSGGCTARQLKWGLAERLGVAAERLVLIHSGRILRESELLSHLKAQDGSVSLCMIQRPQHSSAAPNSDPAPDEVQSELTAVLDPDPDNSTPSPTSPLCLVEGLDSLGLTNSGRGFFPALQRQMESQLLADPQIMCHVLGSPFVQSTLSTSSPQLTRQLILSNPQIQQLLQTNPEVGDILNNADVITQVLELVRNPDMIEEVMRNEDRALDNLQPEQDNPETITGDCDGLQKTDTKSLKLSQIQIGEPPVVTTSSGNQQPTEKESEQTSPLSTHSTDPLREVNATPRADPNPQSTAGMQSLLEEIMASPGLMESLLSGPYVSSLLNCLSQNPDLAAQMLLSHPLFSGNPQLQQQMRQQIPLFLQQMQSPELLSAMLNPRAMEALLQIQQALQTLAAEAPALIPTAGLGNIGASVNAAPELASDSVLNGQSGSGLGVATVIEQQQQQFVQQMLQALANSNYGVHGEEVEFQEELEQLSSMGFSDRQANLQALISTGGDLTTAVQHLLSL; encoded by the exons ATGTCAGGCGCGGTGAAGGATGAACCGAGAGCACCGAGTGATTGTCAGAGGTCTGAAACGATCCACGTTGCCGTTAAAAGTCTCACAGAGAGCAAAGACTTCACCGTTAGCGGAGGCTGCACCGCCAGACAG ctGAAATGGGGTCTAGCAGAGCGCCTGGGAGTCGCGGCAGAGCGGCTGGTGCTGATCCATTCCGGCCGGATCCTCAGAGAGTCAGAACTCCTGAGTCACCTTAAAGCACAAGATGGCTCAGTCAGCCTCTGCATGATCCAAAG GCCTCAGCATTCATCTGCTGCTCCCAACAGTGATCCAGCTCCAGATGAGGTCCAGTCAGAGCTCACAGCCGTTCTTGATCCTGACCCTGATAACTCCACACCATCTCCCACCTCTCCCCTCTGTCTGG TGGAAGGTCTGGACAGTCTTGGCCTAACAAACAGCGGGCGTGGCTTCTTCCCTGCGCTCCAGCGGCAGATGGAgagccagctgctggctgacCCGCAGATAATGTGCCATGTCCTGGGCAGCCCCTTTGTGCAGAGCACCCTCTCCACCTCCAGCCCTCAACTTACCAGACAGCTCATTCTGTCAAATCCTCAAATTCAGCAGCTCCTGCAGACAAACCCAGAGGTGGGAGATATACTTAACAACGCAGATGTCATCACACAG GTGCTGGAGCTCGTCAGGAACCCTGACATGATAGAGGAAGTGATGCGTAATGAAGACAGAGCATTAGACAATTTGCAGCCAGAGCAGGACAACCCTGAAACCATCACTGGTGATTGTGATGGCCTTCagaagacagacacaaaaagtCTCAAATTATCACAG ATCCAGATAGGAGAACCCCCGGTTGTGACTACATCATCTGGGAATCAACAGCCAACTGAAAAAGAAAGCGAGCAGACTTCACCCCTCTCCACTCACTCCACAGATCCTCTCAGAGAAGTGAACGCCACGCCCAGAGCTGATCCAAACCCTCAGAGCACTGCAG GCATGCAGTCACTGCTAGAGGAGATCATGGCCAGTCCAGGACTGATGGAGAGCCTGCTGTCTGGGCCGTATGTCAGCAGTCTCCTGAATTGCCTCAGCCAGAATCCTGACCTGGCTGCACAG ATGCTGCTGAGCCACCCTTTGTTCTCAGGAAAtcctcagctgcagcagcagatgagacAGCAGATCCCTCTCTTCCTGCAACAG ATGCAGAGTCCAGAGCTGCTGTCAGCCATGTTGAACCCCAGAGCCATGGAGGCTCTGCTACAGATCCAACAGGCCCTACAGACTCTGGCTGCAGAGGCTCCTGCACTGATACCTAC GGCTGGACTCGGAAACATTGGAGCCAGTGTTAATGCTGCCCCTGAGCTAGCATCCGACTCTGTCCTTAACGGCCAATCAGGAAGTGGTCTTGGGGTTGCCACGGTgatagagcagcagcagcagcagtttgtacAACAGATGCTACAGGCACTGGCTAACAGCAATTATGGG GTCCATGGTGAGGAGGTTGAGttccaggaggagctggagcagCTGAGCTCAATGGGCTTCAGCGACAGACAGGCAAACCTTCAGGCCCTCATCAGCACAGGAGGAGACCTCACCACTGCTGTACAACACCTGCTCagtctctga